DNA from Paenibacillus sp. JQZ6Y-1:
TAACGTACAAAGCGTTTGTCGTATCGGTAGCTAATGGCAGTACAGCAACTGTAAACGCCTTGTCGCCAGCTTCCCGCGAAGTCACCATGATCCAGCAGTAAGATGCTATTGGTGATTGAAGCTTCATCTTCTCATCGGATGCGATCCAACGGATGCGCTCGAATGAGATACGATCTGCCATAAACCAAACCGGTTATTTCCCTATATGGGAGGTAACCGGTTTTTGTAGTTTAGACCTCAAGCAGGATTACGCTGCCAAGGAGGATGAGGCGGAATCGATTTGACTTTTCATATCGGAAATTGGGTACAATAAAGAGGTGCAAGCCGAAATTATGCCCGGTGTGGCGGAAACGAGGGAACAGCATGGAATATGTAAAATTAGGACGTACCGGACTAGAAGTATCACGGCTCTGTCTTGGATGTATGAGTTACGGCGTACCGGAGCGCGGTACACATCCGTGGACGATGGACGAAGAGGAAAGTCGCCCCTTTATCCGGCAAGCGCTGGAAATGGGGATTAACTTCTTCGATACTGCCAATGTCTACTCCGATGGAACGAGCGAGGAGATTGTTGGTCGTGCGCTCAAGGATTATGCGCACCGTGACGATGTAGTAATCGCGACCAAGGTACATGGCAAAATGCGTCCGGGTCCTAACGGCGGCGGACTATCGCGCAAAGTGATTTTGAGTGAGATCGATAACAGTCTGCGTCGTCTAGGTACTGACTATGTGGACCTATATCAGATTCATCGCTGGGACCCGCTCACACCGATTGAAGAAACGCTAGAAGCACTGAACGATGTCGTTCGTGCTGGGAAAGCACGTTATATCGGAGCTTCCTCCATGTACGCATGGCAATTTATGAAGGCATTGGACATTTCCAAACGAAACGGCTGGGCGAGCTTTGTCTCCATGCAGAACCATGTGAATCTGCTGTATCGTGAAGAGGAACGTGAGATGCTGCCGCTATGCCGCGAGGAAGGCATAGGCGTCATTCCGTGGAGCCCACTCGCACGCGGTCGTCTGACTCGTGACTGGAATGAGGAAACATCGCGCTCGGAGAGCGATGCTTTTGGAAAAACGTTATATAACGCGTTTGAGGATGCGGACCGCCAAGTGGTAGAGCGGGTCGCTGACATTGCCAAAGAACGCGGTGTACCACGTGCGCAGATTGCTCTGGCATGGGTCATTCAGAAGCATCCAGTGACCGCGCCAATTATTGGAGCGACCAAGCTGAATCATCTGGAAGATGCTGTCGCAGCACTGGATATTCATTTGACACCAGAAGAGATCGCCCGCCTAGAAGAACCATATGTACCGCATCCAGTGAGCGGATTCTAACATAGTCGCTCTCTGTTAGTCGGTGGAACACGATAAACATACATCAACCCTATCTCACCTGTAAAAACGGTATCTTATACATGAACGATAACAAAAAAACACCCTGCTCTTATGCAACAACCGCTGACTAAGGTTGAACTGCATGAAGAGTAGGGTGTTCTTATGTTACCTCCAAAAGAAAACAATAGATGTGCTAGGATGGATGCTGCATCAGGCAATGCTATGAATGCTGCCCGCGGTGACCGTGCGATTTTTGCCGTTGCGTTTCGCTTGATACAGATATTGATCAACCTGTTCAAACAACTGCTCCTTGCTCAATCCCGGCTCGCAGCTGTGCAGACCGACGCTGACTGTAACCGTCTGGTTGTCCAGCTCTTTCCATCGTAGCCCTGCCAGATGGCTGCGAATACTTTCCACCAACTCATACGCTTCCTCAAAGCTTTTATCAAAGATCAACAGTGCAAATTCCTCGCCACCGTAGCGTGCTGCGATGTCGCTGGATGAGATATACTGCTGAATCACCTGTGCCACAATACCAAGCACCATATCGCCTACTCGGTGACCATATGTATCGTTAATTTGTTTGAAATTATCGATATCCAGTAGTGCCAGATGCAACATGACACCCTGACTCGCATAATCGTAGGCGGTATCATAGTAATCTTTGAACGATACTTGATTATAGAGATTGGTTAATCCGTCGGTTTTGGAGATTTTGCTCATAATGGCATTACGGACAATCAGCTCTTGCTTGGATTGCATCGTCTGATGGAGATTGTTCAAAATCTCGCTGCCGCTCGCTACAATCACATGTGCAATATAAGTGCCTCCCATAATGAAGGCAGGAATAGAAACAACGTCAAATGCGGTCAAAAAGGTTCGGAAATGGGGATCGGCCAGATACAGTGCTGCAAATGCCACAATCTGAAGAATGGAAGGAATCCACAGCAATCGTCGTTTGAAAAAGATGACTGCCGAGAAGATAGGCATCAGACAGAGGGCGGTAATGATGCGTATGTCGTAGTTGAGATAGATGATCATCCAGGTAATGAAGGTGCTAGTCAGAAACAGTGCATAATACGAATGAGCCTGCTTCTTCCGCTGAATCCATTCAGCCCAGAGTATCATGGCGATCATACAGAGCGTCGGAACAACTAGAATGTGAACATAAAAGTGGTATGGAGTTGTCCCATAGTCCAAAAATAAAAAAGAACCCAGCTGGGCAATAAAATGAATGAAGACGACAAACCAGTATGTACTGAGAAAGTTACGAATCCACTGATGTTGCTGATTAATATGTTCAAGATGCGCAAAGACAGGGCTTGAGGATTTCATAATATCACCCAATTACCTCATTCGATAATTTACATAATCGTATAACTGTTATTATAAAACATACGGATAGCAGAATAGAAGGTAACGATTACCAGAAAATACAAAATGAAAGGCTTCCGAGCATGCTTTTCTAGAATGTTTTAAAAATTTTATGTAAGTCGTGTCATTCTATACATAACAAGGCTTGGGAGTGTACAAACAGATATGGGCGAATAAGGATAAACGTTTCAATTTGGTAATTAGTGTTAAATAACGGTTGTATTCCGAAACGGAGGCGACTATTTATGCCAATACAAAGTGTAGACATTGAGCATCACACAGTAGAGGTTAACGGTATTCAGTTACATGTTGCGCAGGCAGGGCCGGAAAACGGGCCGCTTGTTATTTTGCTGCATGGCTTTCCTGAGTTCTGGCACGGCTGGACTCACCAGATTCCGGCGCTCACAGAAGCGGGGTATCGTGTCTGGGCACCCGATCAACGCGGGTACAATTTGAGTGAGAAGCCGGAAGGCATCGATTCGTATCAGCTGGACATTCTGACGGACGATATTGCTGCGCTGATTCAATCGTCTGGGCGAGAGCAAGTGGATATGGTCGCTCATGACTGGGGCGCGATCGTTCAATGGCGTTTGTCCGAACGCTATCCTGAGCTTATTCGTCGTCAAGTGATTATGAATGTGCCTCATCCAGCAGTCATGATGGATTTTTTGAAAACCCATCCGAAGCAAATTGCCAAAAGTGCCTACGTCTTTTTCTTCCAGACACCGATTGTACCGGAAAAGGCAATCGCTGCTTCCAACTGGAAACGGCTCACGTCGATGCTACAGGAGTCTTCCAATGAGGGAGCCTTTACCGATGAGGAGCTGGAGCTGTACCGTGAAGCATGGTCACAGCCGGGCGCAGACACCGCGATGCTGAACTGGTATCGAGCGCTCATGCAGAAAAAGCCCGATCTATCGAGCG
Protein-coding regions in this window:
- a CDS encoding aldo/keto reductase, with translation MEYVKLGRTGLEVSRLCLGCMSYGVPERGTHPWTMDEEESRPFIRQALEMGINFFDTANVYSDGTSEEIVGRALKDYAHRDDVVIATKVHGKMRPGPNGGGLSRKVILSEIDNSLRRLGTDYVDLYQIHRWDPLTPIEETLEALNDVVRAGKARYIGASSMYAWQFMKALDISKRNGWASFVSMQNHVNLLYREEEREMLPLCREEGIGVIPWSPLARGRLTRDWNEETSRSESDAFGKTLYNAFEDADRQVVERVADIAKERGVPRAQIALAWVIQKHPVTAPIIGATKLNHLEDAVAALDIHLTPEEIARLEEPYVPHPVSGF
- a CDS encoding GGDEF domain-containing protein, which translates into the protein MKSSSPVFAHLEHINQQHQWIRNFLSTYWFVVFIHFIAQLGSFLFLDYGTTPYHFYVHILVVPTLCMIAMILWAEWIQRKKQAHSYYALFLTSTFITWMIIYLNYDIRIITALCLMPIFSAVIFFKRRLLWIPSILQIVAFAALYLADPHFRTFLTAFDVVSIPAFIMGGTYIAHVIVASGSEILNNLHQTMQSKQELIVRNAIMSKISKTDGLTNLYNQVSFKDYYDTAYDYASQGVMLHLALLDIDNFKQINDTYGHRVGDMVLGIVAQVIQQYISSSDIAARYGGEEFALLIFDKSFEEAYELVESIRSHLAGLRWKELDNQTVTVSVGLHSCEPGLSKEQLFEQVDQYLYQAKRNGKNRTVTAGSIHSIA
- a CDS encoding alpha/beta fold hydrolase, which codes for MPIQSVDIEHHTVEVNGIQLHVAQAGPENGPLVILLHGFPEFWHGWTHQIPALTEAGYRVWAPDQRGYNLSEKPEGIDSYQLDILTDDIAALIQSSGREQVDMVAHDWGAIVQWRLSERYPELIRRQVIMNVPHPAVMMDFLKTHPKQIAKSAYVFFFQTPIVPEKAIAASNWKRLTSMLQESSNEGAFTDEELELYREAWSQPGADTAMLNWYRALMQKKPDLSSEQLITVPTRMIWGSKDHALSREMSDLSILRCADGELIHLDHCTHWLHHEDPQRVNTLILQHFQYD